One Mycobacterium sp. SMC-4 DNA window includes the following coding sequences:
- a CDS encoding VOC family protein: MEILASRVLFRPKDYQRSVSFYRDQLGLAVAREYAGGTVFYAGQSLIELAGHGGPDTAAPPFPGALWLQVRDLHATQDELRVRGIAIAREARKEPWGLHEMHVTDPDGVNLIFVEVPDDHPLRRDTR; this comes from the coding sequence ATGGAGATCCTCGCCAGCCGGGTGCTGTTCCGACCGAAGGACTATCAACGCTCGGTGTCCTTCTACCGCGACCAGCTCGGCTTGGCCGTGGCCCGTGAGTACGCAGGCGGCACGGTGTTCTATGCCGGACAGTCGCTGATCGAACTGGCCGGCCACGGTGGTCCCGACACCGCAGCCCCGCCGTTCCCCGGTGCGCTGTGGCTTCAGGTGCGCGACCTTCACGCCACCCAGGACGAGTTGCGGGTCCGCGGGATCGCGATCGCGCGCGAAGCGCGGAAAGAACCGTGGGGTCTGCACGAAATGCATGTGACCGATCCCGACGGGGTGAACCTGATCTTCGTCGAAGTTCCCGACGACCATCCGCTGCGTCGCGACACCCGCTAG